Part of the Paenibacillus terrae HPL-003 genome is shown below.
TCCAAACGCAACCTTATCTCTCTCCTCAGAAGAAGTTGCGGAAGCAGGGAAGGACTGCTTCGAAAAAGCTCTGCTTCTGATTTGGCGGCAAATATTAAGACGAGTAGATATCGGCGTTAATGATCATTTCTATGCAGTTGGGGGAGATTCAATTCTTGCCATTCAGACAGTGTCCATGGCCAGGGATCACGGTATCATAGTTACTCCAAGACAAGTTGCGGAACATCCGACCATTAAGGATCTGGCTACCGTGGTCGCTTGGGCAGACAGCGAGAAGAAGGATGATCGTGCCATCGATTTGTCGGGTGAATTTGGTCTGACACCGATACAGCACTGGTTTTTCGAGCAACAGTTCGAAGAACCACATTATTTCAACCAATCCCAGCTGTTTTTACTGCGTGATCTCAATCTCGAAAAAATGGAAGCAGCCGTCAACCAATTGATCCGGCTACATCCTGAGCTTTCGATGGAGATCTTAACAGGGAAGCACGCGTATTCCCAGCGCTATCGCACGGATACCGCCGTTCGACTTGCAGTCCACACCATTCAGCAGACCGATCGTCCTGAACCGGAAATTTCAAGCATATGCGATAAATGGAACAGACAACTGAATTATGAGACGGGCAACATGATTTGTGCAGGAATAATCCAAGGCCATTCCGACGGTAAAGCCCGTCTGTTTATAACGATTCATCATCTGGTAATCGACGGAGTTTCCTGGAGAATTTTACTTCAGGAATTGTATCAATTGTATCAAGGTTCCGAGTTGCCTCCTGTTTCAAATCCGTTCAAAAAGTGGCAGTCCGTAATGATGAATTATGCCAAAAATGAAGATACTCTAAGTCATATAGATTACTGGAAAAAAGCGCAGCTCCAAAATGCAGCATTTGTGCTGCCGGTAGACCATTGCGCGGATAATAGAACGAGCGGCGAATCTTCGGAGCTTGTTACAATGCTTTCTGCAAGCGATACGCAGCTACTTTTGCAGCATTGCTCCCAAGCTTATCATACCCAGATCAACGACCTGCTGCTTACGGCCTGGTCGCTGGCGCTCTCCGGTTGGACCGAACAGGAGACGGTTGTATTTAGGCTGGAGGGGCATGGACGTGAGCACTGTGTATCCGATATGGATCTGACAAGAACAATTGGTTGGTTCACCTCGATGTTTCCGGTATGCATCCGGATTACGGACACTCACTCCTTGGGAGTGACGATCAAATCCGTCAAAGAGCAGTTACGTCGCATCCCTCACCGCGGCATGTCATATGGTGCTTTGCGATACTGCCATCCGAACGAGGAAATTCGTTCCGAATTAACAGCTTCCGAGCCGCAGGCTTTATTCAATTATTTGGGCCAATTCGATCAGGCGAATACGGGCGGGCTGAACGAGTGGTTAAGTTTCACACGTGATGCCGCACAGGATCATAGTTCGCCGCTGAATCATGGAACAAGTCTTTTGGAACTCAATTGTTCCATCGTTCACGGACAACTGCATTTGTTTATGAAATACAGCAGACATCACTATGAAGAAGCGACCATTACTCAATTGACAGATGATTTCGTATCCCGCCTGCTTGCCATTATTGAACACTGTAGCCGGACAGAACAAGAAGAGTTTACACCAAGTGATTTTCCATGGGTTTCATTGAGACAATATTCGCTGGATCAGATCGTAAACACATATCATCTGCAATACGGTCTGGATAAAATGATGTATCTAAGTCCGTTACAGGAAGGTCTGCTATTCCATTATTTAGATCATCCATCTTCCGATCAATACTTCGTACAGGTTAGCTGGAAATATCACGGCAGGCTGGAGGTAAACCGTTACCAGGAAGCATGGAGCCACGTCATTGCTGAAAATGATTGCTTGCGGACATGTTACGTTTGGGAAGAATTGGACAAGCCCATACAATGTGTCCTTCGAAAAGTAGAATTGGATTGGACGTTTTTGGATTTTGGAGCAGAGTCTCCAGATCGACAACAGAAGGATATCGAACGATGGCTGACGTCAGATCGTAATCGGCGTTTCGATCTGCATCAGCCTGCGTACCGCATAACACTAATTCAGACTACCCCAGAGGAATGGACGATGATTTGGAGTTACCACCATATTTTGCTGGACGGTTGGAGCCTGCCGCTGCTGCTGAATCGGGTTCATGAAATCTATGATTGCAGTTTAAAAGGCATGGTGCCGCAGCATAGCCTGTCCTGCTCTTTTGAGACTTACATTCGTTGGCTGAACAATAAAGATCGAACGGAAGCTGAGTCATTCTGGAAAGATTATTTGTCCAACCTAACGGAGTCAACCCTCCTGCCGATGGGGAAGAGAGGCATGCTTCCTGATGTGCATCTACCGATTGAGAAGCAACAGATTGAGACCATTCATATCGATTCAAGCATGACCAAGCGCATCGCGGCATTTGTACAACAATCGCAAATTTCATTAAACACCTTGGTGCAGTTCGCTTGGGGGAAAGTACTGCAAGTCTATCATGATGCAGATGTAACTGTATTTGGTATGATCGTGTCTGGTAGAGGATCCGATCTGTCAAAAGCGGACCACATCACGGGCCTGTTGATCAATACGCTTCCTCTGGTTATGTATTGGAATGTGGAACAGACCATTACCGAATATGTTAAGGAGCTTCACCAAACTATTCAAAAGCTGAACGATTACTGCTATGTGAGCCTGAACGAACTGAAGGGCTGGAGTGCCATCCAAGGCCATACATTGTTTCACAGTATCGTCGCATTCGAAAATTATATGAACGACTATCGGCAGCCAGAAAATGAATTGAAAATGTCAGCTATGGGGGAGCATGAGAAAACCAATTACCCGATGACAATCACCATTGCGAACGACGGAGAACGGATTATGATCAAGTTGATTTATGATGCTGATCGATTGAATCAAGAAACGGTTCGCCGACTGTCAGAGCATTTGCTAAATGCCTTGCAATATGCGCTGGAATATCCAGATCGCGCGGTTGGAGACGTTTGTTTAATGGACAAGGGTGAATATGATCGAGTCGTCTACGATTGGAACAATACGTATACAGAATACCCTAGGGAGAGTTCCATTGTTGACTTGTTCCATGAACAAGCGAAGCTACGGCCTTCACAGCCCGCTGTAATTGGGCACAACCAGGTAATGTCTTACCACGCCCTCAACCAAATGTCCCAGTGCATGGCCAATAAGCTAACGGATGATACCGACAGTCATGGGAAGTTTATCGGGGTTTACTTGCCGCGCTCTCTCGAATTCATTGTCTCCATCCTGGCGATCATGAAAGCGGGATGTGCCTATGTTCCCATAGATCCCGATTTTCCGGCAGAAAGAACGCGCGAATTGATCAAGGATGCCAGACTGGACACCATCATCACCTCGCAGAAAGGGGCAGAAAGTATCTCGGAAGCCTGTAAGGGAATCCGTTTAAAACTGATTTATACGGAGCATTTTGACCAGTCTGGAGTTGTACCACAAGAAGAGAAGGAGAACATGAATGCTCCCAGCGACCTTGCTTACCTGATGTATACATCAGGCTCGACGGGAAAACCCAAAGGCGTGATGGTAGAACATCGCAATGTCGTCCGTTTGGTCAAAAACACCAGCTACTTCCCGTTTTCCTCTGACATCAGGTTGCTCTATACAGGTTCGCCCGTTTTTGACGCTTCCACGTTTGAAATTTGGGGGACGTTGTTGAATGGAGGCCGTTTATTTGTTGTTTCAAAAGAAGATCTATTGAACGTTCGCCTGCTGGAGCAACGGATGAAAGAGTGGGAAATTAATGCACTATGGCTTAGCTCCGCATTGTGTAATCAATGGATTGAAGAAAATGAAACGATGTTTGCTGGACTCAAGTGGCTGATCGTAGGTGGAGAAGTTTTGTCGGTTAAGCATATAAACCGTGTCCGGCTCGACTATCCGACACTTTCGATCCTCAACGTATACGGTCCAACGGAGAACACCACATTTTCGACGAGCTACCGAATCGAAGAGCCTTTTGAGCAGGATATACCCATTGGCAAACCCATTAGTAATTCAACTTGTTATATTCTGGACAAACGGGGCTGTGTTCAGCCTGTCGGGGCAGTCGGGGAATTATATGTGGGAGGAGACGGGGTTGCAAGGGGGTATTGGCAGCAAAACCAGCTGACACAGCAAGCGTTTACTCCAAATCCATATACTTCTGCCAAAGATCGTGAAAGAGGAGTAAATCTAGTTCTCTACCGCACAGGAGATCGGGCGAGATGGTTGCCAGACGGTAATATCGAATATATTGGACGGGTTGACGATCAGGTGAAGCTTCGTGGCTATCGAATCGAACCCGGAGAAGTCGAGTTCCGTCTTGGCGGCTACCCTGTCGTGAAAGATTGTCTGGTCGTTGCCCGCGAGATTCACGGGGATATGCGGCTGATCGCTTACTATACAGCGGAAGAGGAAGAGCGGGAGGAACAGCTTCATACTTTTATGGCTGACGGTCTTCCCTCCTATATGCTACCCTCTCGTTACGTTTGGCTGAAGACGTTCCCATTAACAGCCAACGGGAAAATCGATCGCAAAAAGCTTCCTTTGCCAGAAATCCATAGGGGCGATAAACAAGCAAATTCTGGACCAAAAACCGAATTGGAACAAATAATAGAAGAGATTTGGAGCAGGGTTCTGAAGCTTGATCACATCCGCAAGGATGAAGACTTTCACGCGTTGGGAGGACATTCGCTTTCTGCGTTGCGTATAGCCAGCCTGCTGCAAAAAAATGGTTATCCGGTTACAGTCAACCAGGTATTTCGCGAGCAGACCATCGAACGCTTGGCCCTTTCATTGAGCAGGGGAGTGGCGGATACAGCCACTGTTCTTAGTCCGAATATGGATCTCCCAACTATTCAGTCTACAACAAAAGTATACCCGGATGGTGGATTTCCGCTGTCTGCCGTACAAAAACGTTTTTTTCAAAGAGATCTGGCGAATCGCAACATGTTTAATGTGCCTTACGTGGCTCTGCTCAAGGAATATATTCCCAGAGAATTGCTGAACGCTTCGCTGGAGGTACTATTGAACAAACATGCAGCCCTACGGCTGTCATTTGCTCAACTGGATCATGATGAATGGTATCAGTATGAGCAGAAAATGAGTGTGAAACAGGTTGTTTCTTACGTGCATCTGCAAGCGATCCCGGGATCACATGATGCCTACATTTCGGAATACTGCTCGAACGCTCAGCATGGATTTGACATCAAGGACGGCCCTTTATGGAAGGTAGTACTGTTTGATCACTATTGCGAAGAGAGACGGCAGGTGATATTGCTCCTGTTTCATCATTTGATTTTTGACGGCTTATCGATGAACATTTTTTTAGAAGATTTGAGACAACTTCTCTTGCCGGGAATGGGGAGTGATTTGGCGTTACATGGGGAGGAGGAATGCAGTTATCGGGATTGGTGCACGGCGTTGACACAATATGCGGCGAGAGACGTTTCTTCTAAAGCATCAATCTATTGGAGAAAGGTTGTAGAAGGTGGTGAGTCTTTTCGGGTCGACAGGGATTCGGAGATCCAGCCTCTTCATTGCCACATGACAACAATAACGAAAGATTTGCTTGAAGGAGAGGAACATATTAGCCTTTTAAAAGCATTGGCTGTGAAGCAGCATACTACACCGCTTAGCATGATACTAACAGCATTGTCACAGGCTTGCTACCAATTGAAAAAGCAATCCGATTTGCTGCTGCATGTGATGTCTTATCAACGCGAGTCTTTTTTGCCGGGGGTTATGATTGATCGTACGATCGGTTTTTTTGCTGGAGCTTATCCTATTCGAATCCAGATCCCCGCAGAGGAGCAGTTAAAAAATCGGGGAATTATTCCTGAACAAGTCAGACACACGTTACAGCATATCCCATCTGAAGGACTGGATTACTTTATTTTACGGTATATGATACAGGGTACTAATCCCAATATAGAGCCACTAAAAGACGAAACACACATGCTTTTCCATTACCAATCAGAGGAAATGAATGGGCTAGCCGACGATTTTTATGAGCCTTTGGCTGTTCCTTTCGGAAATACCAATGCGGCCGACAATCCCTCCGCCTACTGGTTAAATATGACGGCAAGCTTAAAACACGACAGATTAAGTTTAACCTGCTATTACAGCTCACTTCACTATGAAGAGCAGACCATCGCCGAGCTTGTACGTTTAATTTCCGGACATCTTTGCCGCAGCATCAATGTTCATCCTTACATTACGATAGTAGAGGGGAGCTTCCGGTCATGAAAATATACGAATTTTGCCCTTTTTTTAATGAAAATCGGGTTGCGGGTATTAAAATAAAAGAAAATGACCGCTGGATTGACGAGCTACATGTAGTGGAAGCTAACAAGACTTTCAGTTATTTAGATAAGCCACGCAACTTCAACTCAAATTATCTTGGCCCGAAGGTGATTCATCATCCATTTCATGCCGATGATCTGTTTCGCGAACCTGTGAAGCATCAATTGTACTTTGATGTGAATACCTGTGGTGCGGATAACTTTGACCGTTGGTATTGGCGTCTGCTCAGCTACAACAGTGCATTTCATAATGAGGCTTGTCAAAGAAACAGGAGTACCTCTATCTTGCGGGATAGGGTCGAGGATGATGATGTGATCATTCTGGCTGACTTCGATGAGATCATTGATAGCCGGATGGCAGACCGGATTATTGCGGAAGTGAAGAAACACCAGATTATTACGCTCAAAATGCACTATTCCGTATTCTTTCTGAACCTTTTTTGCCAATCTAATCACGGTGCTCCTCATTGGAGCTATCGCGTGTTCGCGATGACGGGTCGTTACTTCAAAAGTATGCCTTTCTCAGCGGACTATCTCAGGAAGAAGGGGATTGCCGAAGCGTTGTATCATGACATCTATTGCTTGGACGAACCAGCCGGATTCCATCATTCATGGCTTGAATATCAGAAAACTGCGCTTCCCAAGTTGCAGGCATTTGCCGCCAATGTAGAGGATAAAAGTATATTGAATGCAGATTATATTGATCAATGCTTAAACGATAAAAAACTGTACTATATCGATACCGAACTTTATATTGACAACTCAAAATCGTTTTTGAGCAGTCTACAGGAACTTGAAACAGATGATCTTTGGTATAAGTAAAGAAAGCTTTACTTAGCCGTCCGAGAAACCCAGTCTATACAAGACCCAGGGTTTCTCTTTTGCTTTTTGGAGACATGGGAGTGCAATATCCTCAATTTAATTGGACACGAAATTCATAGGATTGTTGTTGACGAAGCTGGAATTATATATTACTGTATTGATATTAACATTTTGTTTTTATCATTGAGTTAAAATAAAAAATGTTACATGAGTTATTTTCGCTGCTTGATTTAGAAAGCAACGATTACCCATATAAGAACAGGCAGGTGACGCAATTGACGAATACATCGAAGCACAATCATATCGGTTTGACAGAGGAACAATTTTTGGCTGCATATGATGCCAATCAGTATGAGCGTCCATCGGTAACGGTGGATATGCTGCTTTTTACGGTGATGGATCAGCTCCAGCATAATTATCGCAAGCTGCCGGAGAAGACACTCCAGCTACTTCTGATCCAGAGAGGGGAGCATCCGTTTTTGGGACAATGGGCGCTGCCAGGCGGATTTGTAGGGATGGATGAAAGTCTGGAAGAGGCTGCACAACGTGAGCTTAAGACTGAAACGAATGTGGATCGGATTTATATGGAGCAGCTATATACATGGGGAGATGTAGCACGTGATCCACGTACGCGGGTCATAAGTTGCGCTTACATGGCATTGGTAGATCACGATTCACTGGAGATACAAGCCGGGGATGATGCTGCGGATGCCCAATGGTTTGAACTGGGCTACAGTGTGGCTCAGGAGAGACGGACAAATCAGTCGGAAGGTTACAGGTGGGAACAAGACATTAACATTACTTTGAAGCATGGGGACATTCACCTGTCAGCCAAAGTAAAAGTGACTGAAATTCTTAAGGGAAAGACCATTCAGGTCAAGCGAGAAGTGCTGGAATCACAAGGTATTGCTTTTGACCATGCCAAAATTATTGTGTACGGCATCGAGCGTTTGCGCAGCAAAATAGAATATACAGATATTGCTTTTCACCTGATGCCATCCCTGTTTACTTTGAGTGAGCTTCAACAGGTATATGAAATTATTCTGGGTAAGGAATTGTTGGCAGCAGCCTTCCGTCGCAAAATAGCCGAACTGGTGGAAGAGACGAATGAATATAGAAAGGCGGCCGGACATCGTCCGTCCAAGTTATACCGCTTCAAGCCCCGGTCGCGTTTTATATAGCAGGAAGTAATATGAAATGAGGAATTAACGTGGAAAAGTTCACATTTTTTTATCGCAGTCAGTCGCCATTTTCACAATGGTATCCCTCTGTGTTTATCGTGGATGGAGTGGAATTCAACTGTGCGGAGCAATATATGATGTTTAAAAAAGCTCAGCTTTTTGGAGATGAAGAGGCGGCCAGTAAAATTATGCAAGCCCCTACTCCTCGGGAGCAAAAAGCACGTGGCCGTAGTGTGCGCGGATTTGATCAAGCCTTGTGGGAGGCGAATTGCCGACAATTTGTGTATGACGGTAACTACGCCAAATTTACACAAAATCCGAATTTACTTAAGCATCTGCTCAAAACGAAAGGAACTACGCTGGTTGAGGCTAGTCCGACGGACACGATTTGGGGAGTTGGTTTGGCTGAAACTGATGCTCGCATACGCTACCGCAAATCTTGGCGAGGCACGAATTGGCTTGGGGAAATACTGACGAGACTACGTGAGGATGCACAGCAAAAGGAGGAACAGCCATCATGAAACATACAATGAACACCCGGAGCAACCGGGATACTCGATCACATATGGCGCAGGAAACGTTATCTATTTTGGAGAATGGATATTATACGGATACCAAACAGCTGGATCATACGGCTGGACAGAGTACCTTGAACGCCTTTAAATACGGTCTTTCCTAAAGCTGGGGACGTGTTTCAAAAATCATATACAGGGATAAGTTAATGAAAAAGGAGAGTGCTGAATGAGTCCAAATGAGAACGTCACTTGGCATACATCAGACGTTGACAAGCAAGCGCGCCAGCTTCTGAATGGGCATAAAAGCCCGGTACTTTGGTTTACGGGGCTGTCTGGCTCGGGGAAATCAACGGTATCCTCCACACTGGAAAAAGCATTATTTGCACGAGGTATACGCACGTTTATTTTGGATGGGGATAATGTTCGGCATGGTTTAAATCGAAATCTGGGTTTCCTGCCCGCTGACCGCAAAGAAAACATCCGTCGTATTGCTGAAGTAGCGAAGCTGATGTCACATGCGGGAGTGCTGACGATTTGCGCTACGATTTCTCCTTATCGTGAGGATCGTGAAATGGTAAAGGACATTTTACAGCAGGAAGGCTGTTATGAAATCTATATCCAGTGCAGTCTGGAGGAATGCGAGCGGCGTGATCCCAAAGGCATGTACAAGAAGGCAAGAACCGGAGAAATACGCCATTTTACCGGTATTGATGCGCCTTATGAAGCACCATTAGAGCCTGATCTTGTTGTATCTACTGAAAGTCGGGAGATCGTTCAGTCAGTTCAGGATATATTGGATTTTCTCGATAGGGAATCGTTGTTGCTCTAATCTTCGCCAAACCTTTTTCAAATCTTCCTGAAATCTTCATTATCTAAAATGGAATTCATGTTTAAATAGAATAAACCTCTCGATCTTGAAGCCGTCTGAAATTTCCCCCTGGTCTTTTCGGATATTCGGCACCAGAGGCGAGAGGTTTTTTGACTACAGCACATACCCAACCAATTCATTCAAGAGGTGATTTCAATGACGAGTAAACAACCAACCAACCTGACTACCAGCTGGGGCGCTCCTGTCGGTGATAATCAAAATTCCATAACGGCTGGATCACGCGGGCCTACATTGATTCAGGATGTGCATCTGCTGGAAAAGCTCGCGCATTTTAACCGGGAACGTGTGCCGGAGCGTGTGGTTCATGCCAAGGGTGCAGGGGCGCACGGATATTTTGAAGTCACTAATGATTTATCTGCTTATACAAAAGCAAGCTTTTTATCTGAGGTGGGCAAGCGCACACCGATGTTTATCCGTTTTTCTACGGTTGCCGGTGAGCAAGGTTCGTCTGATACGGTACGCGACCCGCGTGGTTTTGCAGTGAAGTTTTATACCGAGGAAGGCAACTACGATCTCGTAGGTAACAACACACCCGTATTTTTCATCCGAGATGCGATCAAATTTC
Proteins encoded:
- a CDS encoding NADAR family protein; amino-acid sequence: MEKFTFFYRSQSPFSQWYPSVFIVDGVEFNCAEQYMMFKKAQLFGDEEAASKIMQAPTPREQKARGRSVRGFDQALWEANCRQFVYDGNYAKFTQNPNLLKHLLKTKGTTLVEASPTDTIWGVGLAETDARIRYRKSWRGTNWLGEILTRLREDAQQKEEQPS
- a CDS encoding NUDIX hydrolase codes for the protein MTNTSKHNHIGLTEEQFLAAYDANQYERPSVTVDMLLFTVMDQLQHNYRKLPEKTLQLLLIQRGEHPFLGQWALPGGFVGMDESLEEAAQRELKTETNVDRIYMEQLYTWGDVARDPRTRVISCAYMALVDHDSLEIQAGDDAADAQWFELGYSVAQERRTNQSEGYRWEQDINITLKHGDIHLSAKVKVTEILKGKTIQVKREVLESQGIAFDHAKIIVYGIERLRSKIEYTDIAFHLMPSLFTLSELQQVYEIILGKELLAAAFRRKIAELVEETNEYRKAAGHRPSKLYRFKPRSRFI
- the cysC gene encoding adenylyl-sulfate kinase, which encodes MSPNENVTWHTSDVDKQARQLLNGHKSPVLWFTGLSGSGKSTVSSTLEKALFARGIRTFILDGDNVRHGLNRNLGFLPADRKENIRRIAEVAKLMSHAGVLTICATISPYREDREMVKDILQQEGCYEIYIQCSLEECERRDPKGMYKKARTGEIRHFTGIDAPYEAPLEPDLVVSTESREIVQSVQDILDFLDRESLLL
- a CDS encoding non-ribosomal peptide synthetase — its product is MNVIDNNRRYFSLLPNQTGNAGQPDDLVFHKIHLGKKRIKAITEFIYQQQLDMPSLVTAVWSVLLSHYANQYDVPVLYSVISDKEGNECRLDYPLFINIQEEDHLLHLMQKVKMEWDNRKGTSDTWNKVLSQQAEVDPQSGNDPDFFNVNIVEMHGNCPLPNTNVLIPLNGIDQTGIALCYRYGPDILECGITYDGIHFGKRQIARLAGHFRILLTKALNLPEKQILFHSMLTVREWKQINQWNDTKQAYSSHKTVVQLVEEQAARTPDALALEFGEQKLTYSELNQRANQISRVILESYPTQKHSVLPPGTLVAIVMDRSSDVIPSMLGVMKAGAAYLPIDPQYPEERIQFILEDAQAKMIITHSKLAPWLKPWVSQIGVEAHSLICVDECFSNLNGSIENLNIRVEQNDLAYVIYTSGSTGNPKGTLIEHAGLVTLIPYLIEKFGMTPDTRVMQFASISFDASVYEWIGTLTIGGTLVVLSNEELPPYADISDILEEKNIHIAMLTPSVLRTMKQRDLPQLRTIVSGGEPCTPDIVDYWGRGRLFVNAYGPTEVTVICSASPCKPGEEITIGKPVYNKRLFVLNPFGNPVPVGVPGELWVGGVGLARGYLNREELTKERFVNKDIVMESEQLLRNERLYKTGDIVKWTSGGELVFIGRSDDQVKIRGYRIELGEIEHRLRQHPDIGQCVVRAWKDGSYQKLVAYYTTEKKLKEAELSQYLTSVLPTYMVPSYFFHLDEFPLNANGKLDRKALPDPNATLSLSSEEVAEAGKDCFEKALLLIWRQILRRVDIGVNDHFYAVGGDSILAIQTVSMARDHGIIVTPRQVAEHPTIKDLATVVAWADSEKKDDRAIDLSGEFGLTPIQHWFFEQQFEEPHYFNQSQLFLLRDLNLEKMEAAVNQLIRLHPELSMEILTGKHAYSQRYRTDTAVRLAVHTIQQTDRPEPEISSICDKWNRQLNYETGNMICAGIIQGHSDGKARLFITIHHLVIDGVSWRILLQELYQLYQGSELPPVSNPFKKWQSVMMNYAKNEDTLSHIDYWKKAQLQNAAFVLPVDHCADNRTSGESSELVTMLSASDTQLLLQHCSQAYHTQINDLLLTAWSLALSGWTEQETVVFRLEGHGREHCVSDMDLTRTIGWFTSMFPVCIRITDTHSLGVTIKSVKEQLRRIPHRGMSYGALRYCHPNEEIRSELTASEPQALFNYLGQFDQANTGGLNEWLSFTRDAAQDHSSPLNHGTSLLELNCSIVHGQLHLFMKYSRHHYEEATITQLTDDFVSRLLAIIEHCSRTEQEEFTPSDFPWVSLRQYSLDQIVNTYHLQYGLDKMMYLSPLQEGLLFHYLDHPSSDQYFVQVSWKYHGRLEVNRYQEAWSHVIAENDCLRTCYVWEELDKPIQCVLRKVELDWTFLDFGAESPDRQQKDIERWLTSDRNRRFDLHQPAYRITLIQTTPEEWTMIWSYHHILLDGWSLPLLLNRVHEIYDCSLKGMVPQHSLSCSFETYIRWLNNKDRTEAESFWKDYLSNLTESTLLPMGKRGMLPDVHLPIEKQQIETIHIDSSMTKRIAAFVQQSQISLNTLVQFAWGKVLQVYHDADVTVFGMIVSGRGSDLSKADHITGLLINTLPLVMYWNVEQTITEYVKELHQTIQKLNDYCYVSLNELKGWSAIQGHTLFHSIVAFENYMNDYRQPENELKMSAMGEHEKTNYPMTITIANDGERIMIKLIYDADRLNQETVRRLSEHLLNALQYALEYPDRAVGDVCLMDKGEYDRVVYDWNNTYTEYPRESSIVDLFHEQAKLRPSQPAVIGHNQVMSYHALNQMSQCMANKLTDDTDSHGKFIGVYLPRSLEFIVSILAIMKAGCAYVPIDPDFPAERTRELIKDARLDTIITSQKGAESISEACKGIRLKLIYTEHFDQSGVVPQEEKENMNAPSDLAYLMYTSGSTGKPKGVMVEHRNVVRLVKNTSYFPFSSDIRLLYTGSPVFDASTFEIWGTLLNGGRLFVVSKEDLLNVRLLEQRMKEWEINALWLSSALCNQWIEENETMFAGLKWLIVGGEVLSVKHINRVRLDYPTLSILNVYGPTENTTFSTSYRIEEPFEQDIPIGKPISNSTCYILDKRGCVQPVGAVGELYVGGDGVARGYWQQNQLTQQAFTPNPYTSAKDRERGVNLVLYRTGDRARWLPDGNIEYIGRVDDQVKLRGYRIEPGEVEFRLGGYPVVKDCLVVAREIHGDMRLIAYYTAEEEEREEQLHTFMADGLPSYMLPSRYVWLKTFPLTANGKIDRKKLPLPEIHRGDKQANSGPKTELEQIIEEIWSRVLKLDHIRKDEDFHALGGHSLSALRIASLLQKNGYPVTVNQVFREQTIERLALSLSRGVADTATVLSPNMDLPTIQSTTKVYPDGGFPLSAVQKRFFQRDLANRNMFNVPYVALLKEYIPRELLNASLEVLLNKHAALRLSFAQLDHDEWYQYEQKMSVKQVVSYVHLQAIPGSHDAYISEYCSNAQHGFDIKDGPLWKVVLFDHYCEERRQVILLLFHHLIFDGLSMNIFLEDLRQLLLPGMGSDLALHGEEECSYRDWCTALTQYAARDVSSKASIYWRKVVEGGESFRVDRDSEIQPLHCHMTTITKDLLEGEEHISLLKALAVKQHTTPLSMILTALSQACYQLKKQSDLLLHVMSYQRESFLPGVMIDRTIGFFAGAYPIRIQIPAEEQLKNRGIIPEQVRHTLQHIPSEGLDYFILRYMIQGTNPNIEPLKDETHMLFHYQSEEMNGLADDFYEPLAVPFGNTNAADNPSAYWLNMTASLKHDRLSLTCYYSSLHYEEQTIAELVRLISGHLCRSINVHPYITIVEGSFRS